A region of Massilia sp. WG5 DNA encodes the following proteins:
- a CDS encoding aryl-sulfate sulfotransferase produces the protein MQTLRYAGPCLALALAASCGGSDPPPDALLGQVSVASQAPGPTPFIVHVGLVIERPDLVRSVSYTIAPKPGTVSRPVSVSYGSAYLARRQLLDMAGKRLDLPVFGLYAAYPNQVAVRIGFADGSTRLESLLINTASYDALPYYNAPDVRTPRQPGIALGFDFMLLKNILVTPVVIDTDGNLRWVGSGVTDAVASAFDGGRFLAGDGKSPTLYRIELDGTVSSVGLSDPSFADFHHDLAPGKTGLLAEVDRRIDGVLYPGTVLAEIDADGRVLKQWDLSAIFRAAMLAGGDDPSGLVRDQADWFHMNSAIHDRADDALLVSSRENFVVKLDYESGRIRWLLGDPEKYWYQAYPSLRALALKLSSGKPPVGQHALSIAPDGTLMLFNNGTASMNQPPGAPAGSNPGFSAVSRYAIDEAAGTAAEVWTYEHGRDTWADVCSSAYQVREGGSLIDYASAYGRTRARLVGLDANGRLAFDYEYPTMRCDTIFNAAPIDFGALVLD, from the coding sequence TTGCAAACCTTACGCTATGCCGGCCCGTGCCTGGCCCTGGCGCTGGCGGCATCCTGCGGTGGCTCCGATCCGCCGCCGGATGCCTTGCTGGGCCAGGTCAGCGTCGCCAGCCAGGCACCGGGGCCGACGCCCTTCATCGTCCATGTCGGCCTCGTGATCGAGCGTCCCGATCTCGTGCGTTCGGTGTCGTACACGATCGCACCCAAGCCCGGCACGGTATCGCGGCCGGTGTCGGTGAGCTACGGCAGCGCCTACCTGGCCCGGCGCCAATTGCTCGACATGGCCGGCAAGCGCCTGGACCTGCCGGTGTTCGGCCTGTACGCGGCTTACCCGAACCAGGTGGCCGTGCGCATCGGCTTTGCCGACGGATCGACGCGCCTGGAAAGCCTGCTCATCAACACGGCGTCCTACGACGCGCTGCCGTACTACAACGCGCCCGACGTCAGGACCCCGCGCCAGCCCGGCATCGCGCTGGGCTTCGATTTCATGCTTCTCAAGAACATCCTGGTCACGCCGGTCGTCATCGACACGGACGGGAATCTGCGTTGGGTCGGCAGCGGGGTCACCGATGCCGTGGCCTCGGCCTTCGACGGCGGGCGCTTCCTGGCCGGCGACGGCAAGTCGCCGACGCTCTACCGGATCGAACTGGACGGCACGGTCAGCAGCGTCGGCCTGTCCGACCCCAGCTTCGCCGACTTCCACCACGACCTGGCGCCCGGCAAGACCGGCCTGCTGGCGGAAGTGGACAGGCGGATCGACGGCGTGCTGTATCCGGGCACGGTGCTGGCCGAAATCGACGCCGACGGGCGCGTGCTCAAGCAATGGGACTTGTCGGCGATCTTTCGCGCGGCGATGCTGGCGGGCGGCGACGACCCGTCCGGCCTGGTGCGCGACCAGGCCGACTGGTTCCACATGAACTCGGCCATCCATGACCGGGCCGACGACGCGCTGCTGGTCTCGAGCCGCGAAAACTTCGTGGTCAAGCTCGACTACGAGAGCGGACGCATCCGCTGGCTGCTGGGCGACCCGGAAAAATACTGGTACCAGGCGTATCCGTCGCTGCGCGCGCTGGCCTTGAAGCTCAGCTCGGGCAAGCCGCCGGTCGGCCAGCACGCGCTGTCGATCGCACCGGATGGCACGCTCATGCTCTTCAATAACGGGACCGCCAGCATGAACCAGCCGCCCGGCGCCCCGGCCGGCAGCAATCCGGGCTTCAGTGCGGTATCCAGATATGCCATCGACGAGGCCGCGGGCACGGCCGCCGAAGTCTGGACGTACGAGCACGGCCGCGATACCTGGGCCGACGTCTGCTCGAGCGCCTACCAGGTGAGGGAAGGCGGCAGCCTGATCGACTACGCCAGCGCGTACGGGCGTACGCGCGCCAGGCTGGTCGGGCTCGACGCGAACGGCAGGCTGGCGTTCGACTACGAGTACCCGACCATGCGTTGCGACACGATCTTCAACGCGGCGCCGATCGATTTCGGCGCACTGGTGCTGGACTAG
- the ppc gene encoding phosphoenolpyruvate carboxylase, which produces MNKAANPDHQADPQVADPAPAPGDKDAPLKEDIRLLGRLLGDVLRNQEGEAVFDVVETIRQTAVRFRREDDPQAGEELTGLLKKLSREETNSVVRAFSYFSHLANIAEDQHHVRRRRAHQLAGSTPQPSSVAYALTRLQEAGVERGQIERFLREALISPVLTAHPTEVQRKSILDAEHDIARLLAERDLPLTPKERAHNMMLLQARVATLWQTRMLRYEKLTVADEIENALSYYRTTFLRELPAVYDDIEEELQAKLDDAVYLQMGSWIGGDRDGNPNVNAGTMQRALVRHATTIFDYYLDEVHALGAELSTSTLLVQASAALDALAAASPDTSPHRADEPYRRALIGIYARLAATARELGATNPLRKEVGHAEAYADAAEFQAELQVLVDSLNANHGAILVKPRLAGLLRAAGIFGFHLASLDMRQSSDVHERVLAELFAAASVEADYAKLDEAAKVKLLLAEIAQPRLLYSPYQDYSDETKSELQILRTAREIRKRYGKRAIRNYIISHTETVSDLLEVLLLQKETGLLRSTGKEQQCDVMVIPLFETIPDLQRAGDIMGEWMAIPVVKALIERQGSLQEVMLGYSDSNKDGGFLTSNWELYQAELKLVKVFGEAGVKLRLFHGRGGTVGRGGGPSYDAILAQPPGTVNGQIRLTEQGEIISSKFSNPEIGRRNLELLVAATLEAGLMPHGVDPAQVARLAGYEKVMAELSERAYKAYRNLVYETPGFTDYFFAATPIAEIAELNLGSRPASRKSTRRIEDLRAIPWGFSWGQCRLLLPGWYGFGAAVSGWLKDGETGGDRDQRLVLLKEMFEQWPFFATLLSNMDMVLAKTDLPIARRYAELVPDAELRERIFKRIAAEYGETLRCLEQVTGKAERLAANPLLARSIQNRFAYLDPLNHLQVELIERHRALSQDPEQIDVRVHRGIHLSINGVAAGLRNTG; this is translated from the coding sequence ATGAACAAAGCTGCAAACCCCGATCACCAAGCCGATCCGCAAGTCGCGGACCCGGCGCCCGCGCCCGGCGACAAGGACGCGCCGCTGAAAGAAGACATCCGCCTGCTCGGCCGCCTGCTGGGCGACGTGCTGCGCAACCAGGAGGGCGAGGCCGTGTTCGACGTGGTCGAGACCATCCGCCAGACCGCGGTGCGTTTCCGTCGCGAGGACGACCCGCAGGCCGGCGAAGAGCTCACGGGCCTGCTGAAGAAACTCTCGCGCGAAGAGACCAACTCGGTGGTCCGCGCGTTTTCCTATTTCTCGCACCTGGCCAACATCGCCGAAGACCAGCATCATGTGCGCCGCCGCCGCGCCCACCAGCTCGCCGGCTCGACGCCGCAGCCGTCCAGCGTGGCCTACGCCCTCACGCGCCTGCAGGAAGCCGGTGTCGAGCGCGGACAGATCGAGCGTTTTCTCCGCGAAGCCCTGATTTCGCCGGTGCTGACCGCCCACCCGACCGAGGTCCAGCGCAAGTCCATCCTGGACGCCGAGCACGACATCGCACGCCTGCTGGCCGAGCGCGACCTGCCGCTGACGCCGAAGGAGCGCGCGCACAACATGATGCTGCTGCAGGCGCGCGTGGCGACGCTGTGGCAGACCCGCATGCTGCGCTACGAGAAGCTGACCGTGGCCGACGAGATCGAAAACGCCCTGTCCTACTACCGCACGACTTTCCTGCGCGAACTGCCGGCCGTGTACGACGACATCGAGGAAGAGCTGCAGGCAAAGCTGGACGATGCCGTCTACCTGCAGATGGGCAGCTGGATCGGCGGCGACCGCGACGGCAACCCGAACGTCAACGCCGGCACCATGCAGCGCGCCCTGGTGCGCCACGCCACCACCATCTTCGACTACTACCTCGACGAGGTGCACGCACTGGGCGCCGAACTGTCGACCTCGACCCTGCTGGTGCAGGCCAGCGCCGCACTCGACGCGCTGGCGGCGGCCTCGCCCGACACCTCGCCGCACCGCGCCGACGAGCCCTACCGGCGCGCCCTGATCGGCATCTACGCGCGCCTGGCCGCGACCGCGCGCGAACTGGGCGCCACCAACCCGCTGCGCAAGGAAGTCGGTCACGCCGAAGCCTATGCGGATGCGGCCGAGTTCCAGGCCGAGCTGCAGGTGCTGGTCGATTCCCTGAACGCCAACCACGGCGCGATCCTGGTCAAGCCGCGCCTGGCCGGCCTGCTGCGCGCCGCCGGCATCTTCGGCTTCCACCTGGCCTCGCTCGACATGCGCCAGAGCTCGGACGTCCACGAGCGCGTGCTGGCCGAACTGTTCGCCGCCGCCTCGGTCGAAGCCGACTACGCGAAACTCGACGAGGCGGCCAAGGTCAAACTGCTGCTGGCCGAGATCGCCCAGCCGCGCCTGCTGTACTCGCCCTACCAGGACTATTCGGACGAGACCAAATCGGAGCTGCAGATCCTGCGCACGGCGCGCGAGATCCGCAAGCGCTACGGCAAGCGCGCGATCCGCAACTACATCATCTCGCACACCGAGACCGTCTCCGACCTGCTGGAAGTCCTGCTGCTGCAGAAGGAAACCGGCCTGCTGCGCTCGACCGGCAAGGAACAGCAGTGCGACGTGATGGTGATCCCGCTGTTCGAGACCATCCCCGACCTGCAGCGCGCCGGCGACATCATGGGCGAGTGGATGGCGATCCCGGTCGTGAAGGCCCTGATCGAACGCCAGGGCAGCCTGCAGGAAGTCATGCTGGGCTATTCGGACTCGAACAAGGACGGCGGCTTCCTGACCTCGAACTGGGAGCTGTACCAGGCCGAGCTGAAGCTGGTGAAGGTGTTCGGCGAGGCCGGCGTCAAGCTGCGCCTGTTCCACGGCCGCGGCGGCACGGTCGGCCGCGGCGGCGGCCCCAGCTACGACGCGATCCTGGCCCAGCCGCCGGGCACCGTGAACGGCCAGATCCGCCTGACCGAACAGGGCGAGATCATCTCCTCGAAGTTCTCGAACCCGGAGATCGGGCGCCGCAACCTCGAACTGCTGGTGGCGGCCACGCTCGAAGCGGGCCTGATGCCGCACGGCGTCGATCCGGCCCAGGTCGCGCGCCTGGCCGGCTACGAGAAGGTGATGGCCGAACTGTCCGAGCGCGCCTATAAAGCCTATCGCAACCTGGTGTACGAGACCCCGGGCTTTACCGACTACTTCTTCGCCGCCACGCCGATCGCCGAGATCGCCGAGCTGAACCTCGGCTCGCGCCCGGCCTCGCGCAAGTCAACCCGCCGCATCGAAGACCTGCGCGCGATTCCCTGGGGCTTCTCCTGGGGCCAGTGCCGCCTGCTGCTGCCGGGCTGGTACGGCTTCGGCGCGGCGGTCTCGGGCTGGCTGAAGGATGGGGAAACGGGCGGCGACCGGGATCAACGCCTGGTGCTGCTGAAGGAGATGTTCGAGCAGTGGCCCTTCTTCGCCACCCTGCTGTCGAACATGGACATGGTGCTGGCCAAGACCGACCTGCCGATCGCGCGCCGTTACGCCGAACTGGTGCCGGACGCGGAGCTGCGCGAACGCATCTTCAAGCGCATCGCGGCCGAGTACGGCGAAACCCTGCGCTGCCTGGAGCAGGTCACCGGCAAGGCCGAGCGCCTGGCGGCGAACCCGCTGCTGGCGCGTTCGATCCAGAACCGCTTCGCCTACCTGGATCCGCTGAATCACCTCCAGGTCGAGCTGATCGAACGGCACCGGGCGCTGTCGCAGGATCCGGAGCAGATCGACGTGCGCGTGCATCGGGGGATTCACCTGTCGATCAACGGCGTGGCGGCGGGCTTGCGCAACACCGGCTGA
- the hemC gene encoding hydroxymethylbilane synthase: MNTTDTTQRGPTRLIIASRESRLAMWQATYVRDRLAALYPHCQVDILGMTTRGDQILDRTLSKVGGKGLFVKELEVAMAEGRADLAVHSLKDVPMELPEGFELAAVLEREDPRDAFVSSQYASLAELPPGSVVGTSSLRRQALVAARYPQLVIKPLRGNLDTRLGKLDRGDYAAIILAAAGLKRLGLENRIRAFLPIEESLPAAGQGAMAIEILAGGEGGNERRDGLDLRALLAPLNHEDTSRAVAAERKVSRVFGASCQIPLAAHAIVEGGALHLRAMVATPDGRRSAFAEGSGPADAPELLGETVSGRLREQDADAILAECKAESAAP, from the coding sequence TTGAACACTACTGACACGACTCAGCGCGGGCCGACGCGGCTTATTATCGCATCGCGCGAGAGCAGGCTGGCCATGTGGCAGGCCACGTACGTACGCGACCGGCTCGCGGCATTATATCCGCATTGCCAGGTCGATATTCTCGGAATGACCACCCGCGGCGACCAGATCCTCGACCGCACCCTGTCCAAGGTCGGCGGCAAGGGCCTGTTCGTGAAGGAGCTCGAAGTCGCGATGGCCGAGGGCCGCGCCGACCTCGCCGTGCACTCGCTCAAGGACGTGCCGATGGAGCTGCCGGAAGGCTTCGAGCTGGCCGCCGTGCTCGAGCGCGAAGACCCGCGCGACGCCTTCGTCTCCAGCCAGTACGCCAGCCTGGCCGAGCTGCCGCCCGGCAGCGTGGTCGGCACCAGCAGCCTGCGCCGCCAGGCCCTGGTGGCGGCGCGCTATCCGCAGCTGGTGATCAAGCCGCTGCGCGGCAACCTCGACACCCGCCTGGGCAAGCTGGACCGCGGCGACTATGCCGCCATCATCCTGGCCGCCGCCGGCCTCAAGCGCCTTGGACTGGAAAACCGCATCCGCGCCTTCCTGCCGATCGAGGAAAGCCTGCCGGCCGCCGGCCAGGGCGCGATGGCGATCGAGATCCTGGCAGGAGGTGAGGGCGGCAATGAGCGCCGCGACGGCCTCGACCTGCGCGCGCTGCTGGCGCCGCTGAACCACGAGGACACGTCCCGCGCCGTCGCCGCCGAGCGCAAGGTCTCGCGCGTGTTCGGGGCCAGCTGCCAGATCCCGCTGGCCGCCCATGCCATCGTCGAGGGCGGCGCACTGCACCTGCGCGCCATGGTCGCCACCCCGGATGGCCGCCGCAGCGCCTTTGCCGAAGGCAGCGGCCCGGCCGACGCCCCGGAGCTGCTCGGCGAAACCGTCTCGGGACGCCTGCGCGAACAGGACGCCGACGCCATCCTGGCCGAGTGCAAGGCCGAGTCGGCTGCGCCCTGA
- a CDS encoding uroporphyrinogen-III synthase, with amino-acid sequence MTAAVVITRPRQQAEPLARAVAALGRTPVLLPLLEISPLPADSEAGAALRRVLSDLASYALVAFVSPNAIEAAFAHIARWPAGVDIAVVGEGSRAALSQHGIGEGVRIHCPKDPAHSDSEHLLQALDLQQLAGRRVLVVRGDGGRELMPDALRGAGALVDTVTAYRRAVPALNPALAGQLAGLLARPNDWIITSSEALRGLVSLVEGLAGPDELQYRLRQQHLIVPHARIHETARALGFTRLTLSGSGDERLLAALQSQA; translated from the coding sequence ATGACGGCGGCGGTCGTCATCACCCGACCCCGCCAGCAGGCCGAGCCGCTGGCGCGCGCCGTGGCGGCCCTCGGCCGCACGCCGGTGCTGCTGCCCTTGCTGGAGATCTCGCCGCTGCCGGCCGACAGCGAAGCGGGCGCCGCGCTGCGGCGGGTGTTGAGCGATCTGGCCTCGTATGCGCTGGTGGCCTTCGTGTCGCCGAATGCGATCGAGGCCGCGTTTGCCCATATCGCGCGCTGGCCCGCCGGCGTCGACATCGCCGTGGTGGGCGAGGGCAGCCGCGCGGCGCTGTCGCAGCACGGCATCGGCGAGGGCGTGCGCATCCATTGTCCGAAGGATCCCGCCCACAGCGATTCCGAACACCTGCTGCAGGCGCTCGACCTGCAACAGCTGGCCGGACGCCGGGTCCTGGTGGTGCGCGGCGACGGCGGGCGCGAGCTGATGCCGGACGCGCTGCGCGGCGCCGGCGCCCTGGTGGACACGGTGACGGCCTACCGCCGCGCGGTGCCGGCCCTGAACCCGGCACTCGCCGGGCAACTGGCCGGCTTGCTGGCGCGGCCGAACGACTGGATAATCACGAGCTCGGAAGCGCTGCGCGGCCTGGTATCCCTGGTGGAAGGGCTGGCCGGCCCCGACGAATTGCAGTACCGCCTGCGGCAGCAGCACCTGATCGTGCCGCATGCGCGCATCCATGAAACGGCGCGCGCGCTCGGCTTCACCCGGCTGACGCTGAGCGGTTCCGGCGACGAGCGTCTCCTTGCCGCGTTACAATCACAAGCATGA
- a CDS encoding uroporphyrinogen-III C-methyltransferase has product MNELPNNPENPSKGGQVVPPETYAAPPAEPRVPEGARVGGLLNKPQNVAIIALAVLLALQTWSTHTRFTRLREDVAKTLQKDNASNAETAQLVRETQETAKELQVKVGVLESRQSESQSQQAALEQMYQDISKNRDEWALSEIEQVLSTASQQLQLAGNVQGALIALQNADRSLSRSDKPQFITIRRAIARDIDKLKALPQVDQAGIALRLDNVIGQIDNLPLLADEKPAEPISAARAPAAVQVSANTPVRAAKPAKGAAVVPAPAPELSLGQRMLDTWRNWSHEMWDDMRQLIRVRTVDTPDALMLSPGEAYFVRENLKLRLLNARLALLSRNEGTFRDDLGSAQQTLARYFDTKARSTQAALALLRQVQANNVTIEVPDLSESLNAVRNYKSKP; this is encoded by the coding sequence ATGAACGAATTGCCCAACAATCCAGAAAATCCGAGCAAGGGCGGCCAGGTCGTCCCGCCGGAGACGTATGCTGCGCCTCCGGCCGAGCCGCGCGTGCCCGAAGGCGCCCGCGTGGGCGGGCTGCTGAACAAGCCGCAGAACGTCGCGATCATCGCGCTGGCCGTGCTGCTGGCGCTGCAGACCTGGTCGACCCATACCCGCTTCACCCGCCTGCGCGAGGACGTGGCGAAGACGCTGCAGAAGGACAACGCGTCGAATGCCGAAACCGCCCAGCTGGTCCGCGAGACCCAGGAGACGGCCAAGGAACTGCAGGTCAAGGTCGGGGTGCTGGAAAGCCGCCAGTCCGAGTCGCAGAGCCAGCAGGCCGCGCTCGAGCAGATGTACCAGGACATCTCGAAGAACCGCGACGAATGGGCGCTGTCCGAGATCGAGCAGGTGCTGTCGACCGCCAGCCAGCAGCTGCAGCTGGCCGGCAACGTGCAGGGCGCGCTGATCGCGCTGCAGAACGCCGATCGCTCGCTGTCGCGTTCCGACAAGCCGCAATTCATCACGATCCGGCGCGCCATCGCACGCGACATCGACAAATTGAAGGCGCTGCCCCAGGTCGACCAGGCCGGCATCGCCCTGCGCCTGGACAACGTCATCGGCCAGATCGACAACCTGCCGCTGCTGGCCGACGAGAAGCCGGCCGAGCCGATCTCGGCGGCGCGCGCGCCGGCGGCCGTGCAGGTGTCCGCGAATACGCCGGTTCGGGCCGCCAAGCCCGCCAAGGGCGCGGCCGTCGTCCCGGCGCCGGCCCCGGAGCTGTCGCTGGGCCAGCGCATGCTTGACACCTGGCGCAACTGGAGCCACGAGATGTGGGACGACATGCGCCAGCTGATCCGGGTGCGCACGGTGGACACCCCGGACGCGCTGATGCTGTCGCCGGGCGAAGCCTATTTCGTGCGCGAGAACCTCAAGCTGCGCCTGCTGAACGCGCGCCTGGCCCTGTTGTCGCGCAACGAAGGCACTTTCCGCGACGACCTCGGCAGCGCCCAGCAGACCCTGGCCCGCTACTTCGACACCAAGGCGCGCTCGACCCAGGCGGCGCTGGCGCTGCTGCGCCAGGTCCAGGCCAACAACGTCACCATCGAGGTGCCGGACCTGTCGGAGAGCCTGAACGCCGTGCGCAACTACAAATCGAAACCGTGA
- a CDS encoding heme biosynthesis protein HemY has product MRLLLWLVALMAAAIGIAVTARFNPGNVVFFYPPHRIDLSLNLFVVLTTLLFVVVYVLARAVRATLDMPARVAEYRLRKREREANRGLREALKALFEGRFGHAEKAAMRAAELPENAGLAALIGARAAHRMREPARREAWLAGIAHDQSLKTARLMTVTELSVDEHKPEGALEAVAELNASGQRHIHALQWAMKANQQARNWPEVLRLVRTLDKRNALHPALSSRLREMAYEAMLAEGGHDAESLRRLWSTVPNADRCKPYIAARAAAALNARGLHEEARVIVEDALKAEWDERVVRAYREAAGPEGSATLLAQIEKCEGWLREHPGDAELALTLGALCLRQKLWGKSQRYLEQALSDAGNPDQVREAHLKLAQLHEALGQQDEANRHFRQCALATVL; this is encoded by the coding sequence ATGCGCCTGCTTCTCTGGTTAGTCGCCCTGATGGCGGCGGCGATCGGCATCGCCGTGACCGCCCGTTTCAACCCCGGCAACGTGGTGTTCTTCTACCCGCCGCACCGGATCGACCTGTCGCTGAACCTGTTCGTGGTGCTCACGACCCTGCTGTTCGTGGTCGTGTACGTGCTGGCCCGCGCGGTGCGCGCCACCCTCGACATGCCGGCGCGGGTGGCCGAGTACCGCCTGCGCAAGCGCGAGCGCGAAGCCAACCGCGGCCTGCGCGAGGCCCTGAAAGCCCTGTTCGAGGGCCGTTTCGGCCACGCCGAGAAGGCCGCGATGCGCGCCGCCGAGCTGCCCGAGAATGCCGGCCTGGCGGCCCTGATCGGCGCCCGCGCCGCGCATCGCATGCGCGAGCCGGCCCGGCGCGAGGCCTGGCTGGCCGGCATCGCGCACGACCAGTCGCTGAAGACCGCGCGCCTGATGACGGTCACCGAGCTGTCGGTCGACGAGCACAAGCCGGAAGGCGCGCTGGAAGCCGTGGCCGAGCTGAACGCCAGCGGCCAGCGCCACATCCACGCCCTGCAGTGGGCGATGAAGGCCAACCAGCAGGCGCGCAACTGGCCCGAGGTGCTGCGCCTGGTGCGCACCCTGGACAAGCGCAACGCCCTGCATCCGGCGCTGTCGAGCCGCCTGCGCGAGATGGCCTACGAGGCCATGCTGGCGGAGGGCGGCCACGATGCGGAGTCGCTGCGCCGGCTGTGGTCGACGGTGCCGAACGCGGACCGCTGCAAGCCCTATATCGCGGCCCGTGCGGCGGCCGCCTTGAATGCCCGCGGCCTGCACGAAGAGGCCCGCGTGATCGTCGAGGACGCCCTGAAGGCCGAATGGGACGAACGCGTGGTGCGTGCCTACCGCGAAGCCGCCGGCCCCGAGGGCTCGGCCACGCTGCTGGCCCAGATCGAGAAATGCGAGGGCTGGCTGCGCGAGCATCCGGGCGACGCCGAGCTGGCCCTGACCCTAGGCGCCTTGTGCCTGCGCCAGAAGCTGTGGGGCAAGTCCCAGCGCTACCTGGAACAGGCGCTGTCGGACGCGGGCAATCCGGACCAGGTGCGCGAAGCCCATTTGAAGCTGGCCCAGCTGCACGAAGCCCTCGGCCAGCAGGACGAAGCGAACCGCCATTTCCGCCAGTGCGCGCTGGCAACCGTACTCTGA
- the ppa gene encoding inorganic diphosphatase gives MSLNNVNAGRDVPNDFNVVIEIPMNGDPVKYEVDKESGAIFVDRFMGTAMHYPCNYGYVPNTIADDGDPCDVLVITPFPLIPGVVVRCRALGVLKMTDEAGGDAKILAVPVEKLAPVYANIKTVDDVQELTLRQIQHFFEHYKDLEKGKWVKVEGWAGVDAAKEEIVNGVKAYEAQAK, from the coding sequence ATGAGCCTGAACAACGTCAACGCCGGCCGCGATGTGCCGAACGATTTCAACGTCGTCATCGAGATCCCGATGAACGGCGATCCGGTCAAATATGAAGTGGACAAGGAATCCGGTGCGATCTTCGTCGACCGCTTCATGGGCACCGCGATGCACTATCCGTGCAACTACGGCTACGTCCCGAACACCATCGCCGACGACGGCGACCCGTGCGACGTGCTGGTGATCACCCCGTTCCCGCTGATCCCGGGCGTGGTGGTGCGTTGCCGCGCGCTGGGCGTGCTGAAGATGACCGACGAAGCCGGCGGCGATGCGAAGATCCTGGCCGTGCCGGTCGAGAAGCTGGCCCCGGTGTACGCGAACATCAAGACCGTGGACGACGTGCAGGAACTGACCCTGCGCCAGATCCAGCACTTCTTCGAGCACTACAAGGACCTGGAAAAGGGCAAGTGGGTCAAGGTCGAGGGCTGGGCTGGCGTCGACGCCGCCAAGGAAGAAATCGTCAATGGCGTGAAAGCCTACGAAGCCCAGGCGAAGTAA
- a CDS encoding PA domain-containing protein has product MKPADQESRHQERNHARLQQAAAAGVATVALALAMAVGAMTSAHAAATIVIVNQNDPGVGFNDPTPAAPTGGNPGTTLGQQRLNAFQAAADIWGATLTSKVTIRIGASFVPLSCTANSAVLGSAGADEIWRDFPNAPRAGTWYPSALASKLAGEDIASPGEPHIVARFNSRLGLFPDCLPGNGFYLGLDRNFGDQIDLVTVLLHEFAHGLGFQTFTDDETGEEILGYPSIWDYYLLDNRTKRTWVESTAAERAQSAVTWRGLSWNGARVSAAVPQVLAPMSNLAISGGAAGQAAGNYEVGDASFGPPLANPPVSGQLMPVVDQADGTGLACDPLNAANALAVRGNVALVDRGTCDFVTKARNVQAAGAIAMVVADNQPGDAAGMSGSDPGIAIPSVRVTQANGVTLKASLQRRSRSQSGVVASLGVNQNQLAGTDPQGRILMYTPSIYSPGSTVSHYSTEAKPNQLMEPSINDDLTHQVTPPRDLTYPLLQDIGW; this is encoded by the coding sequence ATGAAGCCCGCTGATCAGGAGTCCCGGCATCAAGAGCGTAATCACGCGCGCCTGCAGCAGGCCGCCGCCGCCGGCGTCGCCACCGTCGCCCTTGCCCTGGCGATGGCGGTCGGCGCGATGACCAGCGCGCACGCCGCCGCCACCATCGTGATCGTCAACCAGAACGATCCCGGGGTCGGCTTCAACGACCCGACCCCGGCCGCACCTACCGGCGGCAACCCCGGCACCACGCTCGGCCAGCAGCGCCTGAACGCCTTCCAGGCCGCCGCCGACATCTGGGGCGCCACCCTGACCAGCAAGGTCACGATCCGCATCGGCGCCTCCTTCGTGCCGCTGTCCTGCACCGCCAACAGCGCCGTGCTGGGCTCGGCCGGCGCCGACGAAATCTGGCGCGACTTCCCGAACGCGCCGCGCGCCGGCACCTGGTATCCGAGCGCCCTCGCCAGCAAGCTGGCCGGCGAGGACATCGCCAGCCCCGGCGAGCCGCACATCGTCGCGCGCTTCAACTCGCGGCTGGGCCTGTTCCCGGACTGCCTGCCCGGCAACGGCTTCTACCTCGGCCTGGACCGCAACTTCGGCGACCAGATCGACCTCGTCACCGTACTGCTGCACGAGTTCGCGCACGGCCTCGGCTTCCAGACCTTCACCGACGACGAGACCGGCGAGGAAATCCTCGGCTACCCCTCGATCTGGGACTACTACCTGCTGGACAACCGTACCAAGCGCACCTGGGTCGAAAGCACCGCCGCCGAGCGCGCCCAGTCGGCCGTGACCTGGCGCGGCCTGTCCTGGAACGGCGCACGCGTGAGCGCCGCCGTGCCGCAGGTGCTGGCGCCGATGTCGAACCTGGCGATCTCGGGCGGCGCAGCCGGCCAGGCTGCCGGCAACTACGAAGTTGGCGACGCCTCTTTCGGCCCGCCGCTGGCGAACCCGCCGGTCAGCGGCCAGCTGATGCCGGTGGTCGACCAGGCCGACGGCACCGGCCTGGCCTGCGATCCGCTGAACGCCGCCAACGCGCTGGCCGTGCGCGGCAACGTCGCCCTGGTCGACCGCGGCACCTGCGACTTCGTCACCAAGGCCCGCAACGTGCAGGCCGCCGGCGCGATCGCCATGGTGGTGGCGGACAACCAGCCCGGCGACGCGGCCGGCATGAGCGGCAGCGATCCGGGCATCGCGATTCCTTCGGTGCGCGTGACCCAGGCGAACGGCGTGACGCTGAAGGCCAGCCTGCAGCGCCGCTCGCGCTCCCAGTCGGGCGTGGTCGCCAGCCTCGGCGTGAACCAGAACCAGCTGGCCGGCACCGACCCGCAGGGACGGATCCTGATGTACACGCCGAGCATCTACTCGCCGGGTTCGACGGTCTCGCACTACAGCACCGAGGCCAAGCCGAACCAGCTGATGGAACCGTCCATCAACGACGACCTGACGCACCAGGTGACGCCGCCGCGCGACCTCACCTATCCGCTGCTGCAGGATATCGGCTGGTAA